Below is a genomic region from Leifsonia sp. Root112D2.
CGATCAACTACCTGCACCACGGCTACCCTCGCGAGGAGATGGTGGCGTTGTACCTTGCCGCCGACGTGATGCTCGTCACGGCCCTGCGTGACGGCATGAACCTCGTCGCCAAGGAATATGTGGCCTCGCGGGTGGACAACGACGGTGTGCTGCTGCTCAGCGAATTCGCCGGGGCATCCGACGAACTTCGTCAGGCCATTCTCATCAATCCGCACGACATCGAGGGCCTGAAAGAGGCCATGCTGCAGGCGGCGATCATGCCCAAGGCGGAGCGCAGCCGCCGCATGCGTGCATTGCGCAAACGGGTGCTGACATACGACGTGGCACGGTGGTCGAAGTCGTTCCTCGATGCCCTTGTGAATACCGCACACGGAGATCACCGGGACGAGAAACCGGCCGGCTACCGCACCAGGGAGCGCTGAATGGCCGGCTGGAGTGCGGCGGCTGCGGCCGACGGCGGTGCGGTGCCCGTCGAATTGGCGGATGCCCTCGCCGGGCTCGCGCGCGCCGATTCTCTTCTGATCGCGCTCGACTTCGACGGCACGCTCGCGCCGTTCGTCGATCTGCCCGCTGAGGCACGTGCGACCCCGCAGGCGAAGGCCGCCATTCGGCGCCTTCGTGCGGTACCCCGCACCACGGTTGCCTACATCTCCGGCCGGCCGGTCGCCAGCCTGGCGCGTGTCACCGAGGCGCAGCCGGCCGAGCTTCTCGTTGGCTCGCACGGCGTCGAACTGCGGCTCGACGGCGCCAGGACCGAGGTGGAACTCGACCCAGAGGAGCGTCGGCTGCTCGCTGCGCTCGACGCGGAACTCGCGGCGATCGTGCAGGAGAATCCGGGCGTGCACCTGGAGCGCAAGCCGGCCGGCCTCGGTCTGCACACGCGACTGATTCCTTCGGCAGATGCCGCGGCCGTCATCGCCGAGGCACGCGCGGCCGCCGAGGCGCTCGGCACCGGCATCACGGCGCGCGGCGGCAAAGACATCGTCGAGTTCGCGGTACGCGGCGCGACCAAGGGCGACGGCGTGCGGCGCCTGCGTGAGCATGTCGGGGCATCCGCGGTTCTGTTCGCGGGCGACGACGTGACCGACGAAGACGGGTTCCTCGCGCTCGAGCCGAGGGATGTCGGCATCAAGGTGGGTGACGGCGACACGGCCGCCGGCTATCGCGTGTCCGACCCGCTCGCGCTCGCCGCAGCCCTCGACATCCTCGCCGACCTCCGCACGTGAACCAGCAGGAGCCTGTCGACGTGAAAATGGTGGTGCCCGCGAAGTTCTAGACTCGTCTCATGCCTGAGATCGACATCAAACCGCGCAGCCGCACCGTCACCGATGGAATCGAAGCCACCACGAGCCGCGGAATGCTGCGCGCCGTGGGCATGGGCGACGAAGATTGGGACAAGCCCCAGATCGGCATCGCGAGCTCCTGGAACGAAATCACGCCGTGCAACCTGAGCCTCGACAGGCTCGCGCAGGCGGCGAAGGAGGGCGTGCACTCCGGGCGCGGCTATCCGCTGCAGTTCGGCACTATCTCCGTTTCCGACGGAATCTCCATGGGCCACGAGGGCATGCACTTCTCGCTCGTCTCCCGTGAGGTCATCGCCGACTCGGTCGAGACGGTGATGATGGCAGAGCGTCTTGACGGATCCGTGCTGCTGGCCGGATGCGACAAGTCCATTCCCGGCATGCTCATGGCGGCGGCCCGGCTGGGCCTCTCTTCCGTCTTCCTGTACGCAGGGTCCATCGCACCCGGCTGGGTCAAGCTCTCTGACGGCACCGAGAAGGAGGTCACGATCATCGACTCCTTCGAGGCCGTGGGCTCCTGCAAAGCCGGCACGATGAGCCTCGAAGATCTCAAGAAGATCGAGTGCGCGATAGCGCCCGGTGAGGGTGCCTGTGGTGGCATGTACACGGCGAATACGATGGCCTCTGTCGCCGAGGCCCTCGGCCTGAGCCTGCCCGGCTCGGCTGCGCCGCCCGCTGCCGATCGCCGTCGTGACTACTACGCGCACCGTTCGGGCGAGGCCGTCGTCAACCTGCTGCGCCTGGGCATCACGACCAAAGACATCCTCACGAAAAAGGCGTTTGAGAACGCGATCACGGTGGCGATGGCACTCGGCGGCTCCACCAACGTCGTGCTGCACCTGTTGGCCATCGCCCGCGAGGCCGAGGTGGATCTCACCCTCGACGACTTCAACCGCATCGGCGACAAGACGCCGCACATCGGTGACCTCAAGCCCTTCGGCAAGTACGTCATGAACGACGTGGACCGTCAGGGCGGCATCCCCGTCGTCATGAAGGCGCTGCTGGATGCCGGCTTGCTGCACGGCGACGCGCTCACCGTCACCGGTAAGACCGTTGCCGAGAACCTCGCCGAACTGAACCCGGATCCGCTCGATGGCGAGGTCATGCGCACCCTGGACAACCCGATTCACGCCACCGGCGGGCTCACCATTCTGAAGGGCAGCTTTGCGCCCGATGGAGCCGTGGTGAAGACGGCCGGCTTCGACGCCGACGTGTTTGAAGGGCCCGCACGCGTGTTCGAACGGGAGCGCGAAGCCATGGACGCCCTCACCGCGGGGGCGATTTCGGAGGGCGACGTGGTGGTCATCCGCTACGAGGGTCCGAAGGGTGGGCCCGGCATGCGCGAGATGCTGGCCATCACCGCAGCCATCAAGGGCGCGGGACTCGGCAAGGATGTATTACTATTGACGGACGGTCGATTCTCAGGCGGCACAACCGGACTGTGTATCGGCCACATAGCACCCGAAGCGGTGGACGCTGGTCCCATCGCCTTCGTGCGCGATGGTGATCTGATACGGGTCGATATCGCAGCTCGCTCCCTCGACTTACTGGTTGACGAGGCCGAGCTGGCCGCTCGCCGAGAAGGCTGGGCACCACTTCCTCCGCGCTATACCCGTGGCGTTTTGGCGAAGTACTCGAAGCTCGTGCATTCCGCAGCGGAAGGCGCGATCACCGGGTAGTTCGCGCCCCACCATTCACGTACGATCCGATTGGGATGTGATCTCACGATGTCTGCGGACTCCTTACCCGTGCCACCACCCGCCGCCCGCACCACTGCGCCGGCCGAACCAGAAATTCTCACCGGGTCTGGCGCAATCCTGCGCTCGCTCGAGCACCTCGGCGTCAAAGACGTCTTTGGTCTCCCCGGTGGCGCCATCATGCCGTTTTACGACGAGCTCATGTCGTCGACCGCCATTCGCCACATTCTGGTGCGACACGAGCAGGGCGCCGGCCACGCGGCCGAGGGCTACGCCTCATCCACCGGCAAGGTCGGTGTGGCCATTGCCACCTCCGGCCCCGGCGCCACGAACCTCGTGACGGCGATTGCGGATGCCCACCTCGACTCGGTGCCGCTGCTCGCGATCACCGGTCAGGTCTTCTCCACCTCCATGGGAACGGATGCGTTCCAGGAGGTCGACATCGTCGGCATCACCATGCCGATCACGAAGCACTCCTTTCTCGTGACGAGGCCCGAGGAGGTACCGGCGACCATTGCCGCCGCGTACCTGATCGCGTCCACCGGCCGTCCGGGCCCGGTGTTAGTGGACGTCACGAAAGACGCGCAGCAGAACAGCGCACCGTTCATTTGGCCGCCCAAGCTCGACCTGCCGGGTTACCGCCCGGTGATGAAGGCGCACGGCAAACAGATTCAGGCTGCCGCGCAGCTTCTTGTCGAAGCGAAACGCCCCGTTCTCTACGTGGGAGGCGGCGTCATCCGCTCGGAGGCATCCGCCGAACTGTTGAAGCTGGCCGAGACGACGGGCGCGCCCGTCGTCACGACGCTGATGGCGCGTGGGGCATTCCCTGACTCGCATCCGCATCACCTGGGCATGCCCGGTATGCATGGATCGGTTCCCGCCGTTCTCGGCATTCAGGAGAGCGACCTGCTGATAGCGCTGGGCGCCCGTTTCGACGACCGCGTTACCGGCAAGGTGAGCGAGTTCGCCCCGAACGCCAAAGTTGTCCATGTCGACATCGACCCCGCGGAGATCTCCAAGATCCGCGTTGCAGATGTCCCGATCGTCGGCGATGCCAAGGACGTCATCGTCGACCTGACCTCCGCATATCTCGAGGCGGCGGCAGGAACGACGCCAGACATCACCGAATGGTGGAAAAGGCTGAACGGCCTGAAGGAGCAGTTCCCGCTGGGCTTCACCGAGCCCGACGACGGACTTCTGTCGCCCCAGTACGTGATCGAGCGCATCGGTGCCATCACCGGCCCCGAAGGTATCTACGCGGCCGGCGTGGGTCAGCACCAGATGTGGGCCGCGCAATTCATCAAGTACGAGCGCCCCAACGCGTGGCTCAACTCGGGCGGTGCGGGAACCATGGGTTACGGCGTGCCGGCGGCCATGGGCGCCAAAGTCGCCAACCCCGACCGCACCGTGTGGGCGATCGACGGCGACGGATGCTTCCAGATGACCAATCAGGAACTGGCCACCTGCACGATCAACGACATCCCCATCAAGGTGGCGATCATCAACAATTCGTCGCTGGGCATGGTGCGCCAGTGGCAGACCCTGTTCTACGACGGGCGGCACTCGAACACCGACCTCAACACCGGTCACGGTACCCGCATGATCCCCGACTTCGTCAAGATGGCCGACGCGTATGGCGCGTTGGGCATCCGGGTCACGAAGAAGGAGGAGGTGGATGCCGCGATCAAGCTCGCGAACGAAACGAACGATCGCCCCGTGGTCATCGACTTCGTGGTGAGCCGCGATGCCATGGTGTGGCCGATGGTTCCGCAGGGGGTCGGCAACTCCTCCGTGCAGTATGCGCGTGAACATGCGCCCGAATGGGAGGGGGAGTAGCCATGAGCCACCACGTTCTTTCGCTGCTGGTCGAGGACAAGCCCGGCTTGCTCACCCGCGTTGCCGGATTGTTCGCGCGTCGCGGCTTCAACATCGAGTCGCTTGCGGTGGGTTCGAGCGAGGTCGACGGCCTCTCCCGCATCACCGTGGTGGTGGATGTTGATGCCCTGCCTCTCGAACAGGTCACCAAGCAACTCAACAAGCTCGTCAACGTGATCAAGGTCGTCGAGCTCGACCAGTCGCAGTCGGTGCAGCGCGAGCATCTGCTGATCAAGGTGCGCGTGGATTCCGGCACTCGTTCCGCCGTTCTGGAGGCTGCCACCCTGTTCAGGGCCCGCGTGGTCGACGTGGCCACGGATGCCGTGGTCATCGAGGTCACCGGCGACAGCGGCAAGACCCAAGCGCTGCTGAGGGTGCTCGAGCCGTATGGTATTCGGGAGATGGCACAATCCGGATTGCTCGCGATAGGTCGCGGTCCCAAGTCCATCACCGAACGCGTTTTCAAGAATTAGGAACCAAGACCACAACACAAGGAGAGAAATACATCGTGGCTGAGATCTACTACGACAAGGACGCTGACCTGTCGATCATCCAGGGCAAGAAGGTTGCCGTCATCGGGTACGGCTCGCAGGGGCACGCCCATGCGCTGAACCTTCGCGACTCCGGAGTCGAGGTTGTCATCGGCCTCAAGGACGGCTCCAAGTCGAAGACCAAGGCCGAGGAGGCCGGCTTCACGGTCAAGAGTTCCGCGGCGGCGGCGGCCTGGGCCGACGTCATCGTGGTTCTCGCGCCCGACCAGCACCAGCGCGGACTGTTCGCGGACGACATCAAGGACAACCTCTCCGCCGGCAACGCGCTCGTCTTCGGGCACGGCTTCAACATCCGCTTCGAGTACATCCAGGCGCCCGAGGGCGTCGACGTGATCATGGTTGCCCCCAAGGGACCGGGTCACACCGTGCGTCGCGAGTACGAGGCCGGCCGTGGCGTTCCCGTGGCCGTCGCCGTCGAGAAGGACGACACCGGCAATGCGTGGGAGCTCGTGCTCAGCTACGCGAAGGGCATCGGCGGACTGCGCGCCGGTGGCATCAAGACCACCTTCACCGAAGAGACCGAGACCGACCTGTTCGGCGAGCAGGCCGTGCTGTGCGGCGGCGTCTCGCAGCTCATCCAGTACGGTTTCGAGACCCTCACCGAGGCCGGCTACCAGCCGGAGATCGCGTACTTCGAGGTTCTTCACGAGATGAAGCTCATCGTCGACCTCATCTGGGAGGGCGGCATCGCCAAGCAGCGCTGGAGCGTCTCCGACACAGCAGAGTACGGCGACTACGTCTCCGGCCCGCGCGTCATCGACCCGAACGTCAAGGAGAACATGAAGGCCGTTCTCTCCGACATCCAGGACGGTACCTTCGCCAAGCGCTTCATCGCCGACCAGGATGCCGGTGCTCCGGAATTCCTCGCCCTGCGTGCCAAGGGCGAGCAGCACCCGATCGAGGCCACCGGCCGCGAGCTGCGCAAGCTGTTCGCATGGAACTCGTCAAACGACGACGACTACACCGACGGTTCGGTCGCGCGCTAAGCGTCGTACATCGCACTCTCGCTCACGCGGGGGTTGCGCCGCAATGCGGGTGGCAGGCCGCCCGCGGAACGGCGCAACCCCCGCGTTTCGCGCATCCGGGGCTCGGGGCGTAACACTTGGTCATCTTTGAGGGCGGCGCGATAGTGTTGCCACACGCGGTTTTCGAGCCGTGTGATGGCCCGGGGGTTGTCATCCGTCCCAGTAGGCGATGAGACAGGCGCAGAAGAAAGAGTGTTCCCCGATGCCCCTTGGAAGACCCAGACACCCCGCAACGGCTGAAGCGATTCTGGATGCGACCGTGGCCGTCGCCCGCGAATCCGGATACAGCGGGGTGACCT
It encodes:
- the otsB gene encoding trehalose-phosphatase, giving the protein MAGWSAAAAADGGAVPVELADALAGLARADSLLIALDFDGTLAPFVDLPAEARATPQAKAAIRRLRAVPRTTVAYISGRPVASLARVTEAQPAELLVGSHGVELRLDGARTEVELDPEERRLLAALDAELAAIVQENPGVHLERKPAGLGLHTRLIPSADAAAVIAEARAAAEALGTGITARGGKDIVEFAVRGATKGDGVRRLREHVGASAVLFAGDDVTDEDGFLALEPRDVGIKVGDGDTAAGYRVSDPLALAAALDILADLRT
- the ilvD gene encoding dihydroxy-acid dehydratase is translated as MPEIDIKPRSRTVTDGIEATTSRGMLRAVGMGDEDWDKPQIGIASSWNEITPCNLSLDRLAQAAKEGVHSGRGYPLQFGTISVSDGISMGHEGMHFSLVSREVIADSVETVMMAERLDGSVLLAGCDKSIPGMLMAAARLGLSSVFLYAGSIAPGWVKLSDGTEKEVTIIDSFEAVGSCKAGTMSLEDLKKIECAIAPGEGACGGMYTANTMASVAEALGLSLPGSAAPPAADRRRDYYAHRSGEAVVNLLRLGITTKDILTKKAFENAITVAMALGGSTNVVLHLLAIAREAEVDLTLDDFNRIGDKTPHIGDLKPFGKYVMNDVDRQGGIPVVMKALLDAGLLHGDALTVTGKTVAENLAELNPDPLDGEVMRTLDNPIHATGGLTILKGSFAPDGAVVKTAGFDADVFEGPARVFEREREAMDALTAGAISEGDVVVIRYEGPKGGPGMREMLAITAAIKGAGLGKDVLLLTDGRFSGGTTGLCIGHIAPEAVDAGPIAFVRDGDLIRVDIAARSLDLLVDEAELAARREGWAPLPPRYTRGVLAKYSKLVHSAAEGAITG
- a CDS encoding acetolactate synthase large subunit — its product is MSADSLPVPPPAARTTAPAEPEILTGSGAILRSLEHLGVKDVFGLPGGAIMPFYDELMSSTAIRHILVRHEQGAGHAAEGYASSTGKVGVAIATSGPGATNLVTAIADAHLDSVPLLAITGQVFSTSMGTDAFQEVDIVGITMPITKHSFLVTRPEEVPATIAAAYLIASTGRPGPVLVDVTKDAQQNSAPFIWPPKLDLPGYRPVMKAHGKQIQAAAQLLVEAKRPVLYVGGGVIRSEASAELLKLAETTGAPVVTTLMARGAFPDSHPHHLGMPGMHGSVPAVLGIQESDLLIALGARFDDRVTGKVSEFAPNAKVVHVDIDPAEISKIRVADVPIVGDAKDVIVDLTSAYLEAAAGTTPDITEWWKRLNGLKEQFPLGFTEPDDGLLSPQYVIERIGAITGPEGIYAAGVGQHQMWAAQFIKYERPNAWLNSGGAGTMGYGVPAAMGAKVANPDRTVWAIDGDGCFQMTNQELATCTINDIPIKVAIINNSSLGMVRQWQTLFYDGRHSNTDLNTGHGTRMIPDFVKMADAYGALGIRVTKKEEVDAAIKLANETNDRPVVIDFVVSRDAMVWPMVPQGVGNSSVQYAREHAPEWEGE
- the ilvN gene encoding acetolactate synthase small subunit encodes the protein MSHHVLSLLVEDKPGLLTRVAGLFARRGFNIESLAVGSSEVDGLSRITVVVDVDALPLEQVTKQLNKLVNVIKVVELDQSQSVQREHLLIKVRVDSGTRSAVLEAATLFRARVVDVATDAVVIEVTGDSGKTQALLRVLEPYGIREMAQSGLLAIGRGPKSITERVFKN
- the ilvC gene encoding ketol-acid reductoisomerase, with the translated sequence MAEIYYDKDADLSIIQGKKVAVIGYGSQGHAHALNLRDSGVEVVIGLKDGSKSKTKAEEAGFTVKSSAAAAAWADVIVVLAPDQHQRGLFADDIKDNLSAGNALVFGHGFNIRFEYIQAPEGVDVIMVAPKGPGHTVRREYEAGRGVPVAVAVEKDDTGNAWELVLSYAKGIGGLRAGGIKTTFTEETETDLFGEQAVLCGGVSQLIQYGFETLTEAGYQPEIAYFEVLHEMKLIVDLIWEGGIAKQRWSVSDTAEYGDYVSGPRVIDPNVKENMKAVLSDIQDGTFAKRFIADQDAGAPEFLALRAKGEQHPIEATGRELRKLFAWNSSNDDDYTDGSVAR